A stretch of Limanda limanda chromosome 7, fLimLim1.1, whole genome shotgun sequence DNA encodes these proteins:
- the hoxc13a gene encoding homeobox protein Hox-C13a, whose amino-acid sequence MTTSLVLHPRWADTLMYVYEKSPNESSQNKSQTMEGLSGNCPATHCRDLMSHPALGRHSGTIATHQGSVYSDISSPDAGRQCPAPQSSSGASLSYGYPFGNPYYGCRLSHSHNVNLQQKPCSYHPAEKYAEPSTALPTEELSSRAKEFAFYPSFASSYQGVPGYLDVSVVPGISHPEPRHDALIPMEGYQHWALSNGWDGQVYCSKEQTQSAHLWKSPFPDVVPLQPEVSSYRRGRKKRVPYTKLQLKELEKEYAASKFITKDKRRRISAGTNLSERQVTIWFQNRRVKEKKFVSKSKSNHMHTT is encoded by the exons ATGACGACTTCGCTGGTTCTGCATCCACGCTGGGCGGACACCTTGATGTACGTTTATGAAAAAAGCCCGAATGAAAGCAGCCAGAATAAAAGCCAAACAATGGAGGGACTAAGCGGTAATTGCCCTGCGACCCACTGCAGGGACCTGATGTCGCACCCCGCGCTGGGACGGCACTCTGGCACCATCGCGACCCACCAGGGCTCCGTCTACTCGGATATTTCCTCCCCGGACGCCGGGCGACAGTGTCCGGCTCCGCAGTCGTCCTCCGGCGCCTCTCTGAGCTACGGCTACCCCTTCGGAAACCCGTACTACGGCTGCAGATTGTCTCACTCGCACAACGTGAACTTGCAGCAGAAGCCCTGCTCGTACCACCCCGCGGAGAAATACGCCGAGCCCAGCACGGCGCTGCCCACGGAAGAACTGTCCAGCAGGGCGAAGGAGTTTGCCTTCTACCCGAGTTTCGCCAGCTCGTATCAGGGTGTCCCTGGATATCTGGACGTGTCGGTGGTGCCTGGGATCAGCCACCCTGAGCCGCGGCACGACGCCCTGATCCCCATGGAGGGCTACCAGCACTGGGCTCTCTCCAATGGCTGGGATGGGCAGGTGTACTGCTCCAAAGAGCAAACACAGTCAGCCCATCTGTGGAAATCACCTTTCCCAG ATGTGGTTCCTCTGCAGCCCGAGGTCAGCAGCTACCGTCGTGGGCGGAAGAAGCGGGTCCCGTACACCAAGCTCCAGCTGAAAGAACTGGAGAAGGAGTATGCAGCCAGCAAATTCATCACCAAAGACAAGCGAAGGCGCATCTCGGCCGGCACCAACCTCTCGGAGCGCCAGGTCACCATCTGGTTCCAGAACCGGCGAGTCAAGGAGAAGAAGTTCGTCAGTAAATCCAAGAGCAACCACATGCACACCACTTGA